The Methanococcus voltae PS genome segment TTATTTCACAGTTACAAATGATTATAATTTAGTGAATTACGGTCTTAAAATGGAGTCTAAAAATGTTACATTGAGTATAGGGGCTTAATTTGATTAAATCATTTTTTATATAATTTATAAAATTATGTTTATTAAAGAGAAATATATCCATATAAATTATAAAAAAGGTAATAAAGATACTATCGGTGATTTAAGTATGATATTTGATTACGATGTTCTTTTTGCAATTTTAATTTTAATTGTGGGAACATCTATTTACACTGTTGCAGTATTTGAAGATACAGAAGGATACACTGAAGCAGTAGAATTCAATGTTTTAAACAATAAAGCAATATCTACCATGGAATCATTATTATCTGAAGGTACTTTGGAAAATGTGATAGTGTTGCTTAATACAGATATTGAATCGTCAATAATTGATTTGTATTTGGATAGTCGGATAAATTATGATAATTATAATTTGGTGATTGGTAATTACAGCTATTCAAAAGGCACCATAAACGAAAATTTTGCAATAGTTCACACAATTGTCCAAATGAATCGTTCAAGCGGTTGGTATGTAATATATTGGAATACACAGTCCGGCTCTAAGAATGTAAATACAATGGGTCCATTTTCTGATGAGGATACTGCGTTTAAAGCATCTGATTCCATATCTGCAGACCGTAAGAAAGTATTGTATTATCATAAATCAGGATTGCCTGTAAACGCATCTTTAACCCTATATACCAAATAAATACTAAATAACTATTAAATAATTAATTAAATAACTAATAAACAAATTTAAATAGCCTATTTATTTAATATATATATCTGAAGTATTTTAAAATTATAAGTTTCATTTGTTAATACTTTTTAATTTTAACTTTATAATTACTTTTAATTCGTAAAACATGAATTATTTAAAATTCAAAATAATAAAAGAATAGGTATATAAGAATATAAGAAGATAATGTCGTGATATTATGTATCTTTCCCACTCTACAACAACTCTAGTACTTTTGATAATGCTATTCGGCGTTATTTCGTTTACAATGTTGGATACGTATAAAAATAGTGCTTTAGAGGAAGCTAGTGCCAATACTTTGGGTCTTAAGGCGGATTCTTTAGAAATAATGGTTTCTAATTCAATACCCAAGGTTTTTAACAAAGTCTTAAATGATGCAGAATTCCAGGTTATAAATAGCCATAATTCGGGTAGTGACAGCCCATTTTTTGATAATACGGATAGTGTGTTAAATTATCTGGATAGTCGTACAGAAACCGAGGTTCATAATAATTTAGAATCCGTAAAAACTGCTTATGAGGATTCAGGTTATGATTTAGATTATAATTTTGAAGTAACAAATATTTCAATGGTGAATGGATTTACATTCAATTTAGAATATACCTTAGATTACAATTTATCAAAATCTGGGGCTTTGAGAAGTAAATCTTACGAAGATTCAAAAAATGTAACTGTTAAGACAATAATTAGCGCTTATCATTATGTAATGAGTGATAAAAAAGACTCTTTGTATATTAAAAATCCAAATGCTCAGGATTTAGAGAATTTCCCAGTATTTATCGTATTAAATAACTCTAATTATAACTTTGATAAGAATAATAATGGTGAAGGGTTAGACTTTTATCATAATGGTGTAAAATTAAATTACTGGGTTGAATATTGGAATTCATCATCACTAAGACCTAAGGCGTTTGTATGGTTAAAAATGAATTTAAGTGCGAATTCTGTTCAACAGGTGGACATTCATTACGAAGGTACTGGAATATCTGATGGTAAAAATGTTTTTACCATGTTTGATGATTTTGAAAGTAGTGACGATACAATATTTAAAAAATATATATTTGAAGATAATGACGAGTGGGATTACGATACTAGCACAAGTCCATTTTCCAATCCATTATACAATAACAATATGACATATTCACTTGCAGATTACCAGCCTCCGCGGATGATTACTTATGATACGCTAAATTCAGTTACAACTGATAATATATATCATCCAACACAGGGAAGACCCTATATTGCAGAAGTGGATTTAAAAGGTAAAGAGGATGGTTATTCGTCACCGCAAATGTTAATGGGTTTTTATGGAGATTATAATGGTGCTTACGAATTAGGTTATTATACTGCCGAATTAGGCGGCTCTCGTGATTACATATACTACTTTACCACCAATAATTTCTATGGAGATATACCATTGAATGAAGATTATTTAATTATTGGGGAGTATTATGAACAATACTACTATAGTTATCTTGCAGATAGTTATATTTTACACAATGATAAAGACTGGATAGGTGTCGATTCAGGATATAGTCCTTCTAGTGACAGGTGGTATCGACTTAAAGTGGTATTGGATCACGTTATGGGCGATACGAGGGTACAAGTGGCTACGTTAGATGATTACATTTATTACAATAATAAAATATATCATAATTATTGGCGATATGGAACATATCGGCCTAGAGATTCTTATTTCATATTGGGAAGTTCAAACGGAGATAACTTAAATAACCCTGAACTTTACTACGATAACTTTAGAGTAAGGAAATATGCACAATTTGACCCCTATGTTTCAGGAAGTACACTAGGAAATAACTTAATTTATATTTCGCCACCAACTTCTTCGGATAAATATGAAATAGGCGGTTCAAATGCAGTATTTGTGGAAAATCCAACAAGTCCTTCAATAGTAGATATGTTAACGGGTTTAAATAATTCAAATTGGGGTTATGGAATTACAGTATCTTCTTATTTATAATCCCATGTAATTTATTTTTATTATTTTTAGTATTTTTTCAATTTTTTATACACTTAATACTATTTTTAGATTTAATATCATTTCTTTTAATTAATTTTAAATTAAGATTTTTAAACTAGTATAAATTTTAAAATATCATAAAAAGAGAAAAAAGTAAGTATAATTTAGTTAAAAAGTAGTTAAATTTAATCTTCGACATACATTAACGGATAATTTAATTCAGGTATGTAGTTTAATCTTATTTTGTATTCTTTTTCTTTTCCCACAATTAGTGTAACATCTAACATTTCACCAGTTAGTGATACGTAATCATTTTCTGCAATTTCTAAGTTTATGTTTATAAGAGCCTTTTTTATGAAAGGTTGGTTTTCCATAGCGCTCTTTATAGCCTCTTCTAAACACCCCTTTGAATTCATGCTTATTGGAGTCCCTACAAATTGGTGGAATAAAGCACCCATGGAAATACCGCCTTCAAATACTGCCCTTTCTTTTTCAGTTAAATTTTTAAAGTAACTATCGAATATATCATCCTGTTCTAATCTTTTTTCGTTTAAATTATCCATAAACACACCATATTTTATCTGTATTTTACTAATTAACAATTATTCATTAGAGTTTAATTTTTCTTTGATAGTATCTATACAAATTTTAATTATTTTAGAAACTGCTTCATCCTTTGAAGTAGTTTTATCCCAATTAGCGTTTAAACCGGCAGCTTCTGCATGCCCTCCGCCTTGACCATTTATTTTATGAGCTACTTCTTCCATTAGTTCACCCATATGGAGTTTTTTAGAAACTGATTTTCTACAACGTGAGCTTATTCGTATTTGCCTATCTCTCTTTCGAACCGCTGTAACTAAGGCTAAATCTGCACCGATACTGACCGCAGTTTTTGCGCAAGAGGCTTCATATGAACTAGCATTTGAAATGGTAACTATTAATCCGTTTATTTCTTCA includes the following:
- a CDS encoding DUF2341 domain-containing protein, whose product is MYLSHSTTTLVLLIMLFGVISFTMLDTYKNSALEEASANTLGLKADSLEIMVSNSIPKVFNKVLNDAEFQVINSHNSGSDSPFFDNTDSVLNYLDSRTETEVHNNLESVKTAYEDSGYDLDYNFEVTNISMVNGFTFNLEYTLDYNLSKSGALRSKSYEDSKNVTVKTIISAYHYVMSDKKDSLYIKNPNAQDLENFPVFIVLNNSNYNFDKNNNGEGLDFYHNGVKLNYWVEYWNSSSLRPKAFVWLKMNLSANSVQQVDIHYEGTGISDGKNVFTMFDDFESSDDTIFKKYIFEDNDEWDYDTSTSPFSNPLYNNNMTYSLADYQPPRMITYDTLNSVTTDNIYHPTQGRPYIAEVDLKGKEDGYSSPQMLMGFYGDYNGAYELGYYTAELGGSRDYIYYFTTNNFYGDIPLNEDYLIIGEYYEQYYYSYLADSYILHNDKDWIGVDSGYSPSSDRWYRLKVVLDHVMGDTRVQVATLDDYIYYNNKIYHNYWRYGTYRPRDSYFILGSSNGDNLNNPELYYDNFRVRKYAQFDPYVSGSTLGNNLIYISPPTSSDKYEIGGSNAVFVENPTSPSIVDMLTGLNNSNWGYGITVSSYL
- a CDS encoding dihydroneopterin aldolase family protein, with amino-acid sequence MDNLNEKRLEQDDIFDSYFKNLTEKERAVFEGGISMGALFHQFVGTPISMNSKGCLEEAIKSAMENQPFIKKALININLEIAENDYVSLTGEMLDVTLIVGKEKEYKIRLNYIPELNYPLMYVED